Proteins found in one Paenibacillus wynnii genomic segment:
- a CDS encoding TerD family protein, which translates to MTLDLVKGQKCNLTKDSPQLTRIIVGMGWHNTRSEVEVDFSAFLLTPAQTVSKDEDLIFYANPSASNSSVAVLQSDKKAYTGLTDNTQIAVELRQIPTEYERIAFALTIYEGEQRQQNFSLLDDTYIRIINATDGTELVRYRLGKAFSVETAIVAGEIYRYNNEWKFSAVGSGYAGGLAALCESYGIKVNNILSSVVPASPKIQSQQSPIPLPELRSRPKAGNVPPSSPASPPAPPLNLNSILLKKRGEMISLQKGNESLGEIQINLKWYQKKSSGWFGSKGVDLDLGCLFELKNGLKGSIQALGESFGSLNRAPYISLDGDDRTGSVTTGENLRINGHYLSEISRIVIFAFIYEGITNWSEANAIVTIKQQGGPEIEVRLDEHNNNKGMCAIAMIRNQNDVTFSVERLVEYFGGHQELDQYYNWNLRWQAGSK; encoded by the coding sequence ATGACATTGGATCTGGTAAAAGGACAAAAATGCAACTTAACGAAAGACTCGCCTCAACTTACCCGAATTATAGTAGGAATGGGCTGGCACAATACGAGATCTGAGGTTGAGGTTGATTTTTCCGCTTTTTTGCTTACTCCGGCCCAGACGGTCTCTAAAGATGAGGACCTTATTTTTTATGCCAACCCTTCTGCTTCGAACTCCTCCGTTGCTGTGTTGCAGTCTGATAAAAAAGCCTATACAGGGTTGACCGATAACACACAAATCGCTGTCGAGCTCAGGCAAATTCCTACAGAATACGAACGCATTGCCTTTGCGCTAACGATTTATGAGGGTGAACAGCGCCAGCAAAACTTCTCGCTACTAGACGATACGTATATACGGATCATCAACGCTACTGATGGAACGGAACTTGTTCGCTACAGACTAGGGAAAGCTTTTTCTGTAGAGACCGCCATTGTCGCCGGAGAAATCTATAGATACAATAATGAATGGAAATTCAGCGCTGTGGGTTCCGGATATGCAGGAGGCTTAGCAGCCCTATGCGAAAGTTATGGGATCAAGGTTAATAACATTTTGTCGTCAGTTGTACCCGCTAGCCCAAAAATCCAATCGCAGCAGTCGCCTATTCCTCTCCCAGAGCTGCGGTCACGGCCTAAGGCGGGCAATGTTCCTCCCTCTTCACCAGCATCACCTCCAGCCCCTCCTTTAAATCTCAATTCCATCTTGCTTAAGAAACGCGGGGAGATGATCAGTCTCCAGAAAGGGAATGAATCCCTGGGCGAGATACAGATCAACCTCAAATGGTATCAAAAAAAATCATCGGGCTGGTTCGGAAGTAAAGGCGTTGACCTGGACCTTGGTTGTCTGTTTGAATTAAAAAATGGTCTTAAGGGCTCTATCCAAGCACTCGGCGAATCCTTCGGAAGTTTGAATAGGGCGCCTTACATCTCCCTTGACGGGGATGACCGCACCGGATCCGTAACTACGGGCGAGAATCTGCGGATAAATGGCCATTATCTTTCGGAAATCAGCAGAATTGTTATCTTTGCTTTCATCTATGAGGGAATCACGAACTGGTCGGAGGCTAACGCCATAGTAACTATCAAGCAGCAGGGCGGACCGGAGATCGAGGTCCGACTGGATGAGCATAACAACAATAAGGGTATGTGCGCCATCGCCATGATTCGTAATCAGAATGATGTGACATTCAGCGTGGAGAGACTCGTAGAATATTTCGGCGGTCACCAAGAATTGGATCAGTATTATAACTGGAATCTGAGATGGCAAGCCGGTAGCAAATAG
- a CDS encoding ABC-F family ATP-binding cassette domain-containing protein has protein sequence MSILNVEALSHGFGDRAIFKDVAFRLLKGEHIGLIGANGEGKSTFMNIVTGKLQPDEGRVEWSKRVRVGYLDQHAALTQGLTIQDVLRGAFQYLFDLEQEMNDMYGRMGDVSPEELEKMLEEVGTIQDTLTNQDFYMIDAKVQETARGLGITDIGLDRDVSELSGGQRTKILLAKLLLEKPDILLLDEPTNYLDEQHIEWLKRYLQEYENAFILISHDIPFLNNVINLIYHMENLKLSRYVGDYNQFQQVYEMRKQQHESAFNRQQQEIAELKDFVARNKASVATRNMAMSRQKKLDKMDIIEMSKEKPKPQFNFKDAKTAGKVIFEAKGLVIGYEEPLSRPLDLLMERGQRVALVGANGIGKTTLLRSILGEIPALSGSVELGYNQEIGYFEQESKEGKNNTCIEEIWDTFPSLSQFEVRAALAKCGLTTKHIESKISVLSGGEKAKVRLCKLINRETNILVLDEPTNHLDVDAKEELKRALKAYKGSILLISHEPEFYRDIATDIWNCESWTTKIF, from the coding sequence ATGAGCATATTAAATGTTGAAGCATTAAGTCATGGCTTTGGGGATCGTGCGATCTTCAAGGATGTTGCATTCCGCCTGCTCAAAGGCGAGCATATCGGATTGATCGGTGCGAACGGCGAAGGTAAATCCACGTTTATGAACATTGTTACAGGCAAACTGCAGCCCGACGAAGGTAGGGTGGAGTGGTCCAAGCGGGTACGTGTTGGTTACCTTGATCAGCATGCTGCTTTGACCCAAGGGTTAACAATCCAAGATGTATTACGGGGTGCATTCCAATACTTGTTTGATCTTGAGCAAGAAATGAACGATATGTACGGCCGGATGGGTGACGTCTCCCCGGAAGAACTGGAGAAAATGCTTGAGGAAGTAGGCACGATCCAGGATACTCTGACGAATCAGGATTTCTATATGATCGATGCGAAGGTGCAGGAGACGGCGCGTGGATTAGGAATTACGGACATAGGACTGGATCGAGATGTATCTGAGCTTAGCGGGGGACAACGCACGAAGATATTGCTGGCCAAACTGCTGCTGGAGAAACCGGACATTCTGCTCCTCGATGAGCCTACGAACTATTTGGACGAGCAGCATATTGAATGGCTGAAGCGTTATCTTCAGGAGTATGAGAATGCGTTTATCCTTATCTCACATGACATTCCGTTCCTGAACAACGTAATCAACCTGATTTACCATATGGAAAACCTGAAGTTGTCCCGTTATGTGGGCGATTATAATCAATTCCAGCAGGTCTATGAAATGCGCAAGCAGCAGCATGAATCGGCCTTTAACAGACAGCAGCAGGAAATTGCTGAGTTGAAGGACTTTGTTGCCCGCAATAAAGCCAGCGTGGCTACCCGTAATATGGCGATGTCCCGACAGAAAAAGCTCGACAAGATGGACATCATCGAAATGTCGAAAGAGAAGCCTAAGCCCCAGTTTAATTTCAAGGATGCCAAAACAGCAGGCAAAGTTATTTTTGAAGCTAAAGGGCTTGTTATTGGGTATGAAGAACCTCTGTCTCGGCCTCTGGATTTACTGATGGAACGTGGTCAAAGAGTAGCGCTGGTCGGTGCGAACGGTATCGGAAAGACGACTTTGCTACGTAGTATTCTGGGCGAAATCCCGGCATTGTCCGGGTCGGTAGAGCTTGGATACAACCAAGAGATCGGTTATTTCGAACAGGAATCGAAGGAAGGAAAGAACAATACCTGTATTGAAGAAATATGGGATACATTCCCTTCCTTGTCTCAATTCGAGGTGCGTGCTGCACTAGCGAAATGCGGACTCACCACGAAGCACATTGAGAGTAAAATTTCGGTTCTCAGCGGTGGGGAGAAAGCCAAGGTACGTCTGTGCAAGCTCATTAACCGGGAGACCAACATTCTTGTGCTGGATGAGCCCACGAACCATTTGGATGTGGATGCGAAGGAAGAGCTCAAGCGGGCTTTGAAAGCATACAAAGGAAGCATACTGTTAATTTCCCACGAACCGGAGTTTTATCGTGATATCGCCACCGATATTTGGAATTGCGAATCCTGGACTACGAAAATATTCTAA
- a CDS encoding ABC transporter ATP-binding protein gives MARNKFDVDENLESPFDIRHFRRAMVYIRRKKTPMIVAFVLSALSAAIALSAPLIIQHVIDVTIPAEAKLPLLGWSLLMLLTIVVSVILATIRSRIMTSVGQDIIFEIRTDLFKHLQELPFKYYDDRPQGKILIRVVNYVNSVSDVLSNGIINFILEIVNLIFIAAFMFALDVRLSLVILAGLPIFLGIMLLIKTRQRRAWQAVSNKSSNLNAYLQESISGIGVTQIFSREQHNEGTFTRLAGNFRKEWLRALNYNMLIPFTVDNLSTIVTALIFLVGLLTLDPKEATLGVILAMSSYAARFWQPILNLSNLYNNFINAVAYLERIFETLDEPVSVSDIPDAKELLPVQGKVTFDNVTFAYDPGLNILENISFDVKEGESIALVGPTGAGKTTVVNLISRFYNLTGGRILIDGQDISQITLKSLRSQMGIMLQDSFIFSGTILDNIRYGRLDATEEEVIAAAKAVCADDFIREFDQGYQTEVNERGSKLSQGQRQLISFARTLLADPRILILDEATSSIDAKTERLLQKGLNELLKGRTSFIIAHRLSTVKNCDRIMYVSNKGIAESGTHDELIRYRGLYYRLYTAQKMEA, from the coding sequence ATGGCAAGAAATAAATTTGACGTTGACGAGAACCTAGAGTCCCCCTTCGATATCAGACACTTCCGGCGTGCGATGGTTTACATTAGACGGAAGAAAACGCCTATGATAGTTGCGTTTGTGCTCAGTGCTCTCTCGGCAGCCATTGCGCTGTCGGCACCGCTGATCATACAGCATGTAATCGACGTGACCATTCCCGCGGAGGCAAAGCTTCCGCTGCTCGGTTGGTCATTGCTGATGCTTTTGACTATCGTGGTCAGCGTTATTTTGGCTACCATCCGCTCGCGCATAATGACAAGCGTCGGACAAGACATTATTTTTGAAATCCGCACGGATTTATTCAAGCATTTACAGGAACTGCCCTTTAAATATTATGACGACCGTCCACAGGGCAAGATTCTGATCCGGGTCGTAAATTACGTCAATTCAGTTTCGGATGTGTTATCTAACGGCATTATCAACTTCATTCTCGAGATCGTAAACTTAATCTTTATCGCCGCTTTCATGTTCGCTTTAGATGTACGGCTTTCGCTCGTCATCCTTGCAGGACTGCCGATTTTCTTAGGCATCATGCTGCTCATCAAGACACGACAACGCCGGGCATGGCAAGCGGTATCCAACAAAAGCTCCAATCTGAACGCTTATTTGCAGGAAAGCATCAGCGGCATTGGTGTGACGCAAATCTTCTCCCGTGAACAACACAATGAGGGAACCTTCACCCGACTTGCCGGCAATTTCCGCAAGGAGTGGTTACGGGCTCTGAATTACAACATGCTTATTCCTTTTACGGTTGATAACTTATCTACTATCGTTACGGCATTGATCTTTCTTGTGGGCTTGTTGACACTTGATCCCAAAGAAGCAACACTGGGTGTCATTCTGGCTATGAGCAGCTACGCAGCCCGATTCTGGCAGCCGATTTTGAACCTCTCTAACCTATACAATAACTTTATCAACGCCGTTGCCTATCTTGAGCGTATCTTCGAAACGCTGGATGAGCCGGTTTCGGTCAGCGATATTCCCGATGCCAAGGAACTTCTGCCTGTTCAGGGTAAAGTCACTTTCGACAACGTGACCTTTGCCTATGATCCAGGGTTGAATATTTTGGAGAACATCTCCTTTGATGTCAAAGAGGGAGAAAGTATTGCCCTAGTTGGACCGACAGGTGCAGGCAAAACAACGGTCGTCAATTTGATCTCACGATTTTATAACCTTACCGGCGGCAGGATTCTTATTGACGGGCAGGATATCTCGCAGATTACGCTGAAGTCCCTTCGCAGCCAAATGGGGATTATGCTGCAGGACAGTTTCATATTCTCCGGCACCATACTGGACAATATTCGTTACGGCAGACTGGATGCCACCGAGGAAGAAGTAATCGCCGCCGCGAAAGCGGTTTGCGCTGACGATTTCATCCGTGAATTTGACCAGGGCTACCAAACGGAGGTCAACGAGCGCGGCTCCAAGCTGTCCCAAGGCCAGCGGCAGCTCATTTCATTCGCAAGGACACTTCTGGCTGATCCGCGCATTCTCATTTTGGATGAAGCCACTTCTTCTATCGACGCCAAGACCGAACGTTTGCTCCAGAAAGGCCTAAATGAATTACTAAAGGGGCGAACCTCGTTCATTATTGCACATCGGCTTTCCACCGTGAAAAACTGTGACCGTATCATGTATGTGTCCAACAAAGGCATTGCGGAAAGTGGAACACATGACGAGCTCATAAGATACCGGGGTCTTTATTACCGGCTCTACACAGCCCAAAAGATGGAAGCTTAA
- a CDS encoding ABC transporter ATP-binding protein — protein MFELKWLWQNLKGNRSRYILALCLSVVGSSLTIVNPYISQRIVDTFIAGDNASQNLTQERGLLIALCLGMIGFSLLRTGLAYVTTMQYERSSQNMLYRIRIYLYNKIQGQDREYYDHNRTGDLMTKMTGDLDMVRHSMAWIFKTIIESLTIFAAAVIYFFTIDTELTLWMLTLSPLIFIVAYIFAKHVRPMYVDLRERLSQLNTTAQENISGNRVVKAFAREEYEIEKFTEKNVNYSTANKKAALVWLDYFPYLETLAQGFNVILMLAGGLFLMNDRITFGEFAAFSSLIWAISNPMRNIGIIINDIQRFFASLTKIVEIYYAKPTIVNEHPLFTKHRYEGRITFEHVRFKYDSATVLDDVSFTVEPGETVAIMGPTGSGKTTLINLIPRFYDVSDGRVLVDGVDVRELELDELRGNIGMATQDVLLFSDTIDGNIAYGDPDLPEEEAMEYAELAAAHDFISRMPERYDTVVGERGVGLSGGQKQRIALARALAVHRPILILDDTTSAVDLETEEHIQRSLRELDYPCTKLIIAQRVSTTAEADRILILDGGRLIEEGTHTELLAKRGYYYEVFMLQNEGIGRQVIANGKK, from the coding sequence ATGTTCGAACTTAAATGGCTATGGCAGAATCTGAAGGGAAACAGGTCGCGTTATATACTGGCTCTCTGTCTCTCTGTGGTGGGTTCGAGTCTTACGATTGTGAATCCGTACATCAGTCAGCGCATTGTCGATACGTTTATAGCCGGTGACAATGCCTCGCAGAATTTGACACAAGAACGGGGACTCTTGATCGCACTCTGCCTGGGTATGATCGGGTTTTCCCTGCTGCGGACGGGTCTGGCTTATGTGACAACCATGCAGTACGAGCGCTCCTCGCAAAACATGCTGTATCGCATACGTATTTATCTCTACAACAAGATTCAAGGACAAGACAGAGAATATTACGATCATAACCGTACCGGCGATCTTATGACCAAGATGACAGGAGATCTGGACATGGTACGGCACTCCATGGCATGGATTTTCAAAACGATCATCGAATCCTTAACGATTTTCGCTGCCGCCGTTATCTATTTTTTTACCATTGATACCGAACTGACGCTGTGGATGCTTACCCTGTCACCGCTGATTTTTATCGTGGCCTACATATTTGCCAAACACGTCCGACCTATGTATGTGGATCTGCGCGAGCGGCTGTCTCAGCTCAACACGACTGCGCAGGAGAATATTTCAGGAAACCGTGTGGTTAAGGCGTTCGCCCGCGAGGAGTACGAGATTGAGAAATTCACAGAAAAGAACGTCAACTATTCTACAGCGAACAAAAAGGCCGCGCTCGTATGGCTCGATTACTTCCCTTATCTGGAAACCTTAGCGCAGGGGTTCAATGTCATCCTGATGTTGGCCGGCGGGCTGTTCCTTATGAATGACCGGATCACCTTCGGCGAATTCGCCGCCTTCTCTTCACTGATCTGGGCTATATCAAACCCCATGCGTAACATCGGCATTATTATCAACGACATCCAGCGTTTTTTTGCCAGCCTGACCAAGATCGTTGAGATCTATTACGCCAAACCCACTATTGTTAACGAGCATCCCCTATTTACCAAACACCGTTACGAGGGGCGCATTACGTTTGAGCATGTCCGCTTTAAATATGACAGCGCTACAGTTCTGGACGATGTCAGCTTTACGGTTGAACCTGGAGAAACTGTTGCAATTATGGGTCCGACAGGTTCGGGCAAAACAACACTCATTAATCTCATCCCCCGTTTCTATGATGTATCCGATGGACGTGTGCTGGTAGACGGTGTTGATGTCCGTGAACTGGAGCTTGATGAACTCCGCGGGAACATCGGCATGGCGACCCAGGACGTCCTTTTGTTCTCCGATACCATCGACGGAAACATCGCCTATGGCGACCCTGATCTCCCGGAGGAAGAGGCTATGGAATATGCCGAGCTCGCGGCCGCGCATGATTTCATCTCCCGGATGCCCGAAAGGTATGATACGGTTGTCGGGGAACGCGGTGTCGGCTTGTCTGGAGGACAGAAGCAGCGCATTGCGTTAGCTCGTGCCTTGGCGGTCCACCGTCCCATCCTGATACTGGATGACACGACTTCTGCCGTCGATCTTGAGACTGAGGAGCATATTCAGCGAAGTCTGCGCGAGCTGGATTATCCGTGTACGAAGCTTATCATTGCCCAGCGAGTATCCACCACAGCAGAGGCAGACCGTATTCTCATCCTGGATGGCGGCCGTTTGATTGAAGAAGGCACTCATACCGAACTGTTGGCAAAACGGGGCTATTACTATGAGGTATTTATGCTGCAGAATGAGGGCATTGGAAGGCAGGTGATCGCTAATGGCAAGAAATAA